The genomic stretch GACGTCATTATTAAACATCATCACTAGAAGTCATGAGCCTCTTGACTTCTGTTTCTTGACCATTTGGAATATTCTTTGTGGGTGACCCTGTTCAAAACCTTTggacctatttctttttttttgttttggccacgccgcatggcttgcggaatcttagtttcccgaccagggattgaacccgagccctcggccatgaaagcacggagtcccaacTGCTGGAAAGCCAGGGAATCCCCCTGGACGTAGTTCAATGAAGTTTTTGGGAGGCTCCTGTAAATGGGTCTTtttaaagtgctcagaacagggGTTCTCAACGGGGGTGGGTTCTGATCCCCAGGGGATGCTGGGCgatgtctggagacagttttggccGTCACAACTGGAgatgctgctggcatctagtgggcagcgCCCGGGGATGTGCCACACCTCCTACAGTGCCCAGGAAGGCCTCCATCACAGAATGATCCAGCCCTGGTGTCAGCAGCACAGAGGTCCAGAGGCCTGACCCGCACATATGTGTTGGTTACAGTAAAAGGGAGCAGCTGGGGGCCTGTGTGGGGCAGGAGGGTGCTCACCGATCACCTGCAGGCTCTGTTTGGTGTGCTTGGCGTAGATGCTGTAGAGCTGCTTCTTGAGTTTAAtgatttcctctgcctggatgGCGATGTCTGTGGCTTGGCCCTGGGGGGATGTCCCAAGAGGGAGAAGGTTGGGATCAGCATCTGCCACTCACGGGGAGACTGGAGATGGGACTCGGGAGCCTGCCCTGGGCGTTGGCTGCCAGTTTTCAAGCAGGTGGGACAGGGCTTTGTGAGTCCCTCCACAGCCTGCTTCATCCTCACcgcctccaggaaggcttccggTATTAACTCTATGTTCTTATTTTCTGCAGCTAGGGCCTCCCTGACCAGGAGGAACCGCCCCTCCCAGGGCAGCTAATTCCTAGATTTTGAACCACTGCCCAGAGTACACTTTTCACGTGCAAAGCAGCCAATCCAAGCCCACATCCCCAACACCTCCTCTATTCTCACACCCTGGGTCaccatccccctgccccatcGCCCCAgggtaccagacaactagggacagTCCCTACACCCCAGAGCCCACTGCAACTATTCACACTAGCCAGTCTTAAGCCTTGCTCATTCCTGCCCGCAGAAACCACAATGAAGGCTGTTGCCTGCATTCTCCTCCCGACCAACCCTGgtgcctctctctctgcctggccCCCGTGGCCTGGCACGCTCCCTCCTCTTGGGATCTGTAACAAACTGTCTTTTCAATGGCAGCCCTCTCCTGACCTTTTGGCCTCACTATACCTGCATATTAATAAAAcctactttttttgttgttgttggccaagccacgtggcttgcggcatcttagttccccgaccagggattgaacccgcgccctcggcagtgaaagcgtggagtcctaaccactggactgccagggaagtccccaaaacctacattttaaaacattcacacCCCCACGTGACTTCCGTCTGTCCGGCTGGTCCTTCTGTCTagacccccacccccatgcccaaAGCAGCTCACGGGGCCCAGCACTCACCCGGGCGCCCCCAGAGGGCTGATGGATCATGATGCGGGAGTTGGGGAGCGAGTGGCGCATGCCCGGGGTGCCAGCGGCCAGAAGCAGGGAGCCCATGCTGGCTGCCTGGCCCACGCACCACGTGCAGATAGGGTTCAGGATGTACTGCATCGTGTCGTAGATGGCCAGGCCCGAGGTCACCACGCCACCTGTGGGTGGAGGGGGGCAAGTGAGGGGCTGTTCCCTCCTTTCCCTAGGGCAGCCTCTGGCCCTGGGGAGGGCTGGTGAAGCCCTTTAAAGCCAGGGTCCCAAACACAAGTACTACCAGGGATTGGAAGGTGACAGAAGCAGGTGACACAGGCCAGGTGGGAGCAAAAAATGAGGACTTGCTCCAGAGTGAGCTGACAGTTGCCACATGTGCATGTGGGCCCAGGGCGGGGGCCAGATCTGCCAAATTTTCAAGAGAAACTAGAAATTGGGAGCGTAGTGGCTAAGAGTGaaggctctggagccagcctgcctgggtaGTTGGGCAGTTTCtcatgtgtgaccttgggcaagttactcagccttTCGGAGCTACAGTGCCTCCTTGTAGATTGGAAATAATTAAATAGTACCGATCAcgtgaagataaaatgagttaaatgcctataaagtgcttagaaaagtgtCTGGCACAATAAACGATCAATCAGGATTGGctattcagggaattccctggcggtccagtggttaggatttggcactttcactgccatgggcctgggtctgatccctggtcagggaactaagatcccacaagttgcaGGGCacggccaaacaaaacaaaacaaaacaaaacaaaacaaaaagattggCTATTCTCCCTTTTCTTGTGGGGGCAGGGTGGAATCTACCAATTTAAAAATCTCGACAACCAAGTCAGGTCGGTAAAAACGTtatttgtggacttccctggtggcgcagtgttaagaatctgcctgccaatgcaggggacacgggttcgagccctggtccgggaagatcccacatgccacggagcaactaagcccatgggccacaactattgagcctgcgctctagagcccgcgagccacaactactgagcctgcgtgccacaactagtgaagcccacgcgcctagagcccgtgctccacaacagagagaagctactgcaatgagaagcccgcgcaccgcaacgaagagtagccccggctcgccacagctagagaacgtccgcgcgcagcaacgaagacccaacgcagccaaaaataaataaataaatttattaaaaacaaaacaaaaaaatcacgtTACTTGTGAGATCAAACAGGCAGTTTCAGGTGCCTGTTTAAAAGCAAGGGAAGAGGCAGCTTTTGGAGGTTTCAAGGCATTTTGGGGGGATTCTGAAGGAAGCTCTGCACCCTTTCTTGCTCCAAAGAGAGAACATCCCTGATTGGGGTCTCAGTCCCCAGGAGGGCCCTGGCACCGGGGGAAGGCCCTGCTCACCGGGGCTGTTGATATACATGTGGATGGGCTTCTTGTTGCTCTCCGACTGTAGGAACAGCAGCTGCGCGATGACCAGACTGGCGACACTGTCGTCGATCTGCAAgtggggcgggcaggggcggggaggggtgtcCCCAGATAAGGGTGAAGGCTTAAGGGAGGCAGTTATGGGTCGGCTGAGGATGAGTCAGGGCACCAGAATGGGGGTCAGAGCCCAAGGAAGATGGATCAGGAAGAGTTCAGGACCCAGGAGGTGATGtggtgcgggggcggggggatcCGGACCCAGGTGGTTTGGCTTACAGGAAGGGTGGGGTCAGTACACACTGGGCCCAGGAAGGGAAAGGGTAAGGAGGCTGGGGAGAGTGACTGGAGCCCAGGATTGGGGAGGAGGTGTCATTGGTGAGGGAGCGAGTCAGAGATTAGAAAGGGAGAAGCAGAAGATTTAAGGAAGGCGTAGAAGGGGTACTAAAGGCCAGGAAGGAGGATCAGAGAGTTTATGTGCCCAGGAACGGGGGGGAGTGTCAGGTTGGGACAAGAGCGGAGCCTAGGGAGGAACGTCAAGGGGGGGAAGTCCGGGGATCAAGGAcgtgtgagggggaggggagcagggggtcTGGGCAGGCGCAGGGAAGGATCCGCGCGCGGGGCACTCACCGGGCCCATGACGCACACGATGCGCTCCCGCAGCAGCCGAGAGTAGATGTCACAGGCGCGCTCGCCGCGACCCTGGAGGAGAAAGATGGGGGTGAGGGTCAGGGGCCCTCCGTGccccagccctcccacccccGGGCCGTGTCCCCGCCTGGCCACTGTACCGTCTGCTCCACCACGATGGGAACGAGCGGGAGAGCCCGGGCCGCCGTCGCGTGCAGGCTCCGCTGCAGGGCCAGGCTGTTCTCGGGTGTCCGCTGCGGGGGAAAGCGGGCGGCAAGGCGAGACCCCAGCACGGGGCACAGACCTGCTGCAACCCGGACCGCCCCCACCAATATTTGGGGCCACATCGCAGCGCAAGTTCCTCTGCAAGACGCCGGAACTACAACTCTCGGCGTGCTCTGCGCCCACGGCGCTTGCTCAGGAGGCCGCCCACTTCCGGGAAGCGTGGGGGCACGTTTAAGGGTGGGGCGAGGGCGGGGCGGAACCTGAAAGGGTGTGGCCAGAGAAGGGGCGCTAGAGCGGAGCCGGGAGCTACTTTAAAGCCGCCAGTTTGAGCCTCTTTCCCAAAGAATCGTCATAGTTTTCTGCTCTTCCTTGcttatttcaaaaatcaattctgggacttccctggtggcgcagtggttaagaatccgcctgacagtgcagggcacacgggttcgagccctggtctgggaagaccccacatgacgcggagcaactaatccagtgcgccacacctactgagccagcgctctagagcccgtgaaccacaactactgaaacccacgcgccaagagcccgtgctccacagtaagagaagccactgcagtgagaagcccgtgcaccgcaacgaagagtagccccggctcgcctcaactagagaaagcccgcacgctgcaacaaagacccaatgcagccaaaaaaaaaaaaaaagtcaactctgTGCGCTCACTGGGCCTGGGCCTCAGCAATGATCTTCTAGCCTGGTGGGGCTGACTCCTGAGACCTTCCCATCCGTCTCTGGTTATGCGTGGGATAGAGGGAGGGACCCCAGGATGCGGAAGCCCAAGGGAGGGAGTTGCGAAATTGGCCTGGAAGGTcggtctgggaaggcttcctaggAGGAGCAGGCAttggagctgggctttgaaggatgtATAGGAGTTCGTTAGGTAGGGAAAGGCATTCCTGGCAGAGAGAAGACAATGGACAAAGGTGTGGGGGAGAAAGAAGTCTCCTGGTAACGTTTGGGACCTCTCTTTGGCTCCACGTCTTCTCAAGGTggattctttttcatctttcagtTCAAAAGTTGCCTCA from Balaenoptera musculus isolate JJ_BM4_2016_0621 chromosome 3, mBalMus1.pri.v3, whole genome shotgun sequence encodes the following:
- the LOC118892248 gene encoding ATP-dependent Clp protease proteolytic subunit, mitochondrial, which gives rise to MWPQILVGAVRVAAGLCPVLGSRLAARFPPQRTPENSLALQRSLHATAARALPLVPIVVEQTGRGERACDIYSRLLRERIVCVMGPIDDSVASLVIAQLLFLQSESNKKPIHMYINSPGGVVTSGLAIYDTMQYILNPICTWCVGQAASMGSLLLAAGTPGMRHSLPNSRIMIHQPSGGARGQATDIAIQAEEIIKLKKQLYSIYAKHTKQSLQVIESAMERDRYMSPMEAQEFGILDKVLVHPPQDGEDEPELVQKEPVVAAAAVAEPAPANA